The genomic stretch ACGCGAGCGACTTGCTCTTCACCGTGAAGAGATCCACGCTCCTGCAGCTGAGGACAGAGCTGGAAGTCTTCTTGGCCGGGAACAACACCGCCCAGCAGGCTTGCGACTTCAAGCTGAAGGGCAGCTACTTCGACAGGGATTGCGCCTTCTACCTCGGCGACTCCAACACCATGATTGCTCAAGTGAGTGTTCTAGCTACTTCTTCTTATCATGCTTTCAATTTTGTGCTTGAAAATGTTTAGATAACATATCTTATATTCGACTTTTTTGTGCTGCAGATAAGCCGTAAGTACACTGCCTCCAATGTCCTGCTGGGAAAGGACACGTTCAATGTTACCGTGTTCCCTGACGTCGACCATGTGTTCGTCGCGGTTCTTGTTGTGGTTCTGGATGAAGTTCACAGCAGGGACCGAAACTACTGATGATGAACAACAACTTCCATCGAGTTCGACGCGGGTCATAATTTTTA from Setaria italica strain Yugu1 chromosome II, Setaria_italica_v2.0, whole genome shotgun sequence encodes the following:
- the LOC101775619 gene encoding protein LURP-one-related 15, whose product is MASPSGNEPLLAAAPPVPAPVVVVSPQFCAKEVVPLTVTKKAKSLTGGDFAVTDPSGAVVLQFKGSVWSVRNRRVLVDAAGQPILSMHEKVLSMHNRWEVFRGDSSNASDLLFTVKRSTLLQLRTELEVFLAGNNTAQQACDFKLKGSYFDRDCAFYLGDSNTMIAQISRKYTASNVLLGKDTFNVTVFPDVDHVFVAVLVVVLDEVHSRDRNY